ACGATGGTGACGAAGTCAACCGAACAGATCAACAATCAAGTCACGCAGATCACCCAACTGGCGGAGCAGATCCAGAACCAGCTGCGCATTTACGAGAACATGCTGCAGAACACCGCCCAGCTGCCGAACCACATCTGGGGGCAGGTGGAGAACGATCTCAACCGGCTGCGCAGCCTTGCCGCTCAAGGGCAGGGCATCGCCTTCTCGATGAGCAATGCCGACGACGTGTTGAAGCAGCGCTTCCAGAGCTATGCCGACTTCAAGACCAACCTCCCCAACGGAGCGACCTTCGCCTCGACCTATCAGAACTGGTCGACGACCAATCGCGACACGATCGCCGGCACGCTCAAGGCGGCCGGTCTCACCGCCGAGCAGTTCTCGTCGGAAGAGTCGACGATGAGCTCGCTCCGCACGATGTCGCAGTCCGCCGACGGGCAGATGAAGGCGCTGCAGGTCGGCCATCAGATCGCGGCGCAGCAGGTGGCGCAGTTCCAGAAGCTTCGCGGTCTGGTCTCCCAGCAGACGACGATGATGGGGACATGGCTCCAGTCCGAGCAAGCGGACAAGGATCTCGCGCAGGCCCGGCGCGAGCAGTTCTTCAACGCGACGACGCCCGGTGTCCGTGGCGGGCAGACGATGGAGCCGCGCTGGTGAGCCGGCCGGTCGTCATGGCAGCGCTGGCGGCGGTCCTCGCGCTCGTCGGCCTCACGGTGATCTGGTTCGTCGTCACGCCCCGGCTGGAGACCACAGCGCCGTCGGTGCAGGAGCAGCGCCAGCGCGCCGAGGACTTCCTCGGCGGCGATCCCGATCGTCCGGTGCGCGGCGGGCAGGAGATGAAACCACGATGGTAGTCACCCGTCCGTCCCGCGCGCTCGAAATCGGCTTCATCATCATTGCCCTCGTCCTGCTCGCCAGCGCACCGGCGCTCGCCCAGCAGGGGAGCGTGTTGACCACGCTCGAGAACCAGGTCTCGACGGCCGCGAAAGGCTGGGAGACGACGGTCATGAATGCGGCGCGCTCCCTGTTCTGGATTCTCGCGGGCATCGAGGTCGGCATCGCCGCGGTGTGGCTCGCCCTGCAGGCAGCCTCACTCGATGCCTGGTTCGCCGAGCTCGTGCGCCGGATCATGTTCATCGGCCTGTTCGCCTTCATCCTCGACAGGGGACCGAGCTTCGCCAAGGCGGTCGTCGACAGCCTGTTTCAGATCGGCGCCAATGGCGGCTCGGCCTCGCCGGCGAACATCTTCGACGCCGGCATCCGTGTCGCCTCCAAGATGTCGGAGCAGGCGAAGTTCGGTCTCTTTGAAGACAATGCACTCGCCATTGCCGCTGTCTTCGCCATGGTCATCGTCGTCATCGCCTTCAGCCTTGTCGCGGCGATCTTCATTGCGGTGATGGTCGAGATGTATGTCGGCTTGCTCGCCGGCATGATCATGCTCGGCCTCGGAGGTTCGTCCTTCACCAAGGACTTCGCCGTCCGATACCTCGTCTATGCCTTCTCGGTCGGCATGAAGCTGATGGCGCTGGTCATGATCGCACGCATCGGCTCGGAGGTGCTGCTCGGCCTCGCCGAGGCGCCGACGGCCACATCCGACCAGTTCATCACGACGCTCGCGATCGCCGGCATCTCCGTCGTCGTGTTCATCATCGCCATGTATGTGCCGCCGATCGTCCAGGGCGTCGTGCAAGGCGCCTCGATCTCCGGCGGCATGGAAGCGATCCGCCACGGCGGCCAGGCAGCGACCTTCGCCGCCGGCGGCGCGTTCCTCGGGGCGAGTGCGGCGATGTCCGGCGCGTCGGCGGCGAGGAGCGCGCGAGCTGGTGGCTCCTCGATGGCGGGAGCGGCGCTGCGCGGCATGGTAGCCGGCATCGGCAATGCGGGATGGGCGGCCGGCTCGGCGGCGAAGGAAAAGGCGATCGCGGCGCCGGGCGCCTATGCCGGATCCTTGCTCGGCCTGGCCAACGCCAAGCTCGATCAGTCGCGGCAGAAATCGCCGCCACCGCCGCCGCCACCGCCGATTGAGGACAAGTGAGGGGAGACGCGCATCAGCATGGCCGCCAGTCCGCCCGACAATCCCTATATCGCCGCTCGCCAGGAGTGGAACGAGCGCTATGGCTCCTACGTCAAGGCCGCGGCCGCGTGGCGGCTCGTCGGCATCACCGGCATGCTGATGGCCGTGGTCGGCTTCAGCTACGCGCTCTATCAGAGCACGCAGGTCAAGCTCGTGCCCTACATTGTCGAGGTCGACCGCCTCGGCACCGCGGTAACAGCCGGCTTCCCCCAGCAGATCGAATATGCCGATCCTCGCGTCGTCCGCGCGACGCTCGGCACCTTCGTCTCGAACTTCCGCAGCGTGACGCCCGACGCGGTGGTGCAGAAGCAATACATCGATCGCACCTACGCGCTGCTGCGCACCTCCGATCCGGCGACTGAGAAGATCAACGCCTGGTTTCGCGGCAATTCCCCGTTCGAGAAGGCGAAGAACGCGACCGTCGCGATCGAGGTCAACAATGTCGTGCCGCTCTCCAACCAGAGCTACCAGATCGACTGGACCGAATATGAGCGCGACCGGAAGGGCAAGGAAACCGCCGTGCGCCGGTTCCGGGGCATCGCCACCGTGACACTGACCCCGCCGCAGGACGAGGGCGTCATCCGCCTCAATCCGATCGGTCTCTATCTGCGGGACTTCGAATGGACCGCCCAGCTGTGAAAGGCCCGCGCACGCCAATGACAAGAGAAGGAACAATCATTGCCGCCATGCTGCTCGTGCTGTCGGCTGTCGTGGCGACGGGTTTCGTCGCTGCGCCTGCCGCCGCCCAGGGGATGAGCGCGAACGAGGCCCGCGGCACCAACATCTCCGGACAGTGGCGCGGTTCGCGCGGGCTCGTCACCAGAGGGGCGGACGGAAAGGTGATCTTCCTCTATGGCGAGATCCAGCCCTCGGTCGTGTGCTCGCCCCTGCAGGTCTGCGATATCGAGCTGCAGGCCGGCGAGGTGGTGCGTGATGTGCTCGTCGGCGACACGGTGCGCTGGAAGGTCGAGCCGGCGACGTCCGGAGCCGTGGGCGGGCAGGCGATCCATCTGATCGTCAAGCCGGCCGAGCCGGGGCTGGTCACCTCGATGGTGGTGACGACGTCGCGGCGCACCTACCACATCCAGCTCAAATCGCATCAGAGCCAGTACATGGCGCGCATCGGCTTCGAATATCCCGAGGACGTGTCGACCCGCCTTTCCGACATCAACGCGAGGCTCGAGGCAAGCACCATCCCGGGCGCCGGCGTGCCGGCCGAGCAGCTGAACTTCCAGTACAGCGTCAGCGGCAATGCTGGCTGGCGGCCGACCCGCGTCTATTCGGACGGCCAGAAGACCTACATCCAGTTTCCGCGCTCGATGTCCGGACA
Above is a genomic segment from Ancylobacter sp. IITR112 containing:
- a CDS encoding conjugal transfer protein TrbF — its product is MAASPPDNPYIAARQEWNERYGSYVKAAAAWRLVGITGMLMAVVGFSYALYQSTQVKLVPYIVEVDRLGTAVTAGFPQQIEYADPRVVRATLGTFVSNFRSVTPDAVVQKQYIDRTYALLRTSDPATEKINAWFRGNSPFEKAKNATVAIEVNNVVPLSNQSYQIDWTEYERDRKGKETAVRRFRGIATVTLTPPQDEGVIRLNPIGLYLRDFEWTAQL
- the trbJ gene encoding P-type conjugative transfer protein TrbJ, translating into MALVATMAHVSPALSGSAAGGATEWTQLLNNGELVTMVTKSTEQINNQVTQITQLAEQIQNQLRIYENMLQNTAQLPNHIWGQVENDLNRLRSLAAQGQGIAFSMSNADDVLKQRFQSYADFKTNLPNGATFASTYQNWSTTNRDTIAGTLKAAGLTAEQFSSEESTMSSLRTMSQSADGQMKALQVGHQIAAQQVAQFQKLRGLVSQQTTMMGTWLQSEQADKDLAQARREQFFNATTPGVRGGQTMEPRW
- the trbL gene encoding P-type conjugative transfer protein TrbL, with the translated sequence MVVTRPSRALEIGFIIIALVLLASAPALAQQGSVLTTLENQVSTAAKGWETTVMNAARSLFWILAGIEVGIAAVWLALQAASLDAWFAELVRRIMFIGLFAFILDRGPSFAKAVVDSLFQIGANGGSASPANIFDAGIRVASKMSEQAKFGLFEDNALAIAAVFAMVIVVIAFSLVAAIFIAVMVEMYVGLLAGMIMLGLGGSSFTKDFAVRYLVYAFSVGMKLMALVMIARIGSEVLLGLAEAPTATSDQFITTLAIAGISVVVFIIAMYVPPIVQGVVQGASISGGMEAIRHGGQAATFAAGGAFLGASAAMSGASAARSARAGGSSMAGAALRGMVAGIGNAGWAAGSAAKEKAIAAPGAYAGSLLGLANAKLDQSRQKSPPPPPPPPIEDK
- the trbG gene encoding P-type conjugative transfer protein TrbG is translated as MTREGTIIAAMLLVLSAVVATGFVAAPAAAQGMSANEARGTNISGQWRGSRGLVTRGADGKVIFLYGEIQPSVVCSPLQVCDIELQAGEVVRDVLVGDTVRWKVEPATSGAVGGQAIHLIVKPAEPGLVTSMVVTTSRRTYHIQLKSHQSQYMARIGFEYPEDVSTRLSDINARLEASTIPGAGVPAEQLNFQYSVSGNAGWRPTRVYSDGQKTYIQFPRSMSGQDAPVLFVVSGGQNRIVNYRMKGNMMVVDYNVDRAVLVSGVGWHQDKITISRGG
- the trbK gene encoding entry exclusion protein TrbK — translated: MSRPVVMAALAAVLALVGLTVIWFVVTPRLETTAPSVQEQRQRAEDFLGGDPDRPVRGGQEMKPRW